From a single Capsicum annuum cultivar UCD-10X-F1 chromosome 12, UCD10Xv1.1, whole genome shotgun sequence genomic region:
- the LOC107849880 gene encoding 60S ribosomal protein L28-1-like: MTTVPGQLVWEIVKKNNFFLVKEFGNGTAGVVFSKEPNNLYDLHSYKHSGLENKKTMNIQPEGKYKAILLATSKTKKQNKPSSLLNKSVMKKEFRRMAKAVTNQVADNYYRIDLKKAALARLSAVNRSLKIAKSGVKKRNRQA; encoded by the coding sequence ATGACAACCGTTCCAGGGCAACTAGTATGGGAGATCGTGAAGAAGAACAACTTCTTTTTGGTTAAGGAGTTCGGTAATGGTACCGCCGGCGTCGTCTTCAGCAAAGAACCTAACAATCTCTATGACCTTCACTCTTACAAGCACTCTGGcttagaaaataagaaaactatGAATATCCAGCCTGAGGGAAAATATAAAGCTATTTTGCTTGCTACATCGAAGACCAAGAAGCAAAATAAACCTTCAAGCTTGCTGAACAAATCTGTGATGAAGAAGGAGTTCCGTAGAATGGCTAAGGCTGTAACAAACCAGGTTGCAGACAACTACTACAGGATAGACCTGAAGAAGGCAGCCCTCGCAAGGTTGAGTGCTGTGAACAGGAGTCTCAAGATCGCCAAGTCAGGTGTCAAGAAGAGGAACAGGCAGGCTTAA